Proteins encoded together in one Bacteroidota bacterium window:
- a CDS encoding glycosyltransferase family 4 protein: MKIAYTTIHDALDISHWSGLDCSIARMLESQEADLDFIGNLHFSLNLLIRLKLRYYRHLSSLHFDLDREPFVARQYAHHILNRLKPDTDLVFSPGSIPVALLETHLPKVIYTDATFASLINFYSSFSDLSSETIRHGHQLEKISLETASLIIYSSQWAADSAIHTYGISPEKIQVVPFGSNLPGNRTLSDVSDLVQRRNTDRLDLLFIGVEWERKGGDQAVEITNRLNASGIRTILHTVGSERIPCTINPDTIINHGYISKCTCAGLSELEQLFRTCHFLLLPTLADCTPVVYSEANSFGLPCISTKVGGIPTIIRNDINGHLFSLPEEMTCLCDYIAAVFSDKAEYRSLCLSSFGEYQNRLNWSVSGKRIMKILGEL; the protein is encoded by the coding sequence ATGAAGATTGCCTATACCACCATCCATGATGCGTTGGACATCAGCCATTGGTCTGGTCTTGATTGTTCCATTGCCCGGATGCTGGAATCGCAGGAGGCAGACCTTGATTTCATTGGTAATCTCCATTTCAGTCTGAATCTGCTTATCAGACTGAAACTGAGATATTACCGCCATCTTTCATCCCTGCATTTTGATTTAGACCGCGAACCCTTTGTTGCCAGGCAATACGCCCACCACATTCTGAACCGGCTGAAGCCAGATACGGATCTTGTTTTTTCACCCGGATCCATACCGGTAGCCTTATTGGAAACGCATCTGCCAAAAGTTATCTACACAGACGCCACCTTTGCCTCACTGATCAATTTCTACAGCAGCTTTTCAGATCTGAGCAGCGAAACGATCCGGCATGGTCACCAGCTTGAAAAAATTTCCCTGGAGACCGCCTCCCTGATTATTTATTCATCCCAGTGGGCAGCAGACAGCGCCATTCACACTTATGGAATTTCTCCCGAAAAAATTCAGGTGGTTCCCTTCGGATCCAATCTGCCCGGAAACCGGACTTTGAGCGACGTGTCCGATCTGGTTCAGAGACGGAATACGGACCGGCTTGATCTTTTATTTATCGGCGTGGAGTGGGAAAGAAAGGGAGGCGATCAGGCCGTTGAAATCACCAACCGGTTAAATGCATCGGGGATCAGAACCATTCTGCACACAGTTGGGTCCGAGCGAATTCCCTGTACTATCAACCCCGATACGATCATCAATCATGGATACATCAGCAAATGTACCTGTGCAGGTCTCAGTGAACTGGAGCAGTTATTCAGGACCTGTCATTTTCTGCTGCTTCCCACCCTGGCTGACTGCACACCCGTTGTCTATTCTGAGGCAAACTCATTTGGTCTTCCCTGTATTTCCACCAAGGTCGGAGGAATTCCCACCATCATCCGAAACGACATTAACGGACATCTGTTCTCCCTGCCGGAAGAAATGACGTGCCTGTGTGATTATATTGCTGCTGTTTTTTCTGACAAGGCAGAATACCGCTCCTTGTGTTTATCGTCTTTTGGCGAGTATCAAAACCGGTTAAACTGGTCCGTTTCGGGAAAACGAATCATGAAGATTCTGGGTGAACTGTGA
- a CDS encoding DUF2975 domain-containing protein → MKNLSLLVLQVIVLIICAGTLVFLLWEPHLEGRHVHSTVFKIYFTDPFLAFVYIGSIPFFVGGYQILRQLNQARTGSVFTKEALRTIRIIQVCGVLLLCFVVTGEGIILMNTTDDRAGGVAMGLFSALFAATLLAGATVLKGTLGEGVRLKSDKETGDQGR, encoded by the coding sequence ATGAAAAATCTGTCTCTCCTCGTTTTGCAAGTGATTGTTCTGATCATTTGTGCCGGAACCCTGGTCTTCCTGTTGTGGGAACCGCATCTGGAAGGACGACATGTTCATTCAACCGTTTTTAAGATTTACTTTACGGATCCGTTTCTGGCTTTCGTCTATATCGGATCCATTCCGTTTTTTGTGGGCGGATATCAGATTCTGAGACAGCTGAACCAGGCCCGGACCGGTTCTGTTTTCACGAAGGAAGCTTTGAGGACCATCCGGATCATTCAGGTCTGTGGCGTCCTCCTGCTCTGTTTCGTCGTAACCGGGGAAGGTATCATCCTGATGAACACAACAGATGACCGGGCAGGCGGTGTGGCAATGGGACTTTTTTCCGCGTTGTTTGCAGCAACCCTGCTGGCTGGTGCCACGGTACTGAAAGGGACTCTTGGGGAAGGAGTGCGGTTAAAATCAGACAAGGAGACAGGAGATCAGGGGCGATGA
- a CDS encoding dihydrofolate reductase family protein: protein MRKLIAAINMTLDGYCDHTAVDPDEEIHRYYAGLLDEAGLLLYGRTTYQLMQYWQTLLSNPSGEPSMDAFARAIDRVPKLVFSRTLKETGWASATLATAPLTETVQSLRQQPGKNLYVGSPGLIVQLTGADLIDEYQICLHPVLAGGGLPLFRDLGGHRNLTLVRTRTFGSGAVLLVYQPGQPLTDSGKNTEP from the coding sequence ATGAGAAAACTGATTGCGGCCATCAACATGACGCTGGATGGGTACTGTGACCACACAGCAGTCGATCCGGATGAAGAGATCCACCGGTATTATGCCGGATTGCTCGATGAAGCCGGCCTTCTTCTGTACGGCCGGACCACCTATCAGCTGATGCAATACTGGCAGACTCTTTTATCGAATCCATCCGGTGAACCTTCGATGGATGCATTTGCCAGGGCCATCGACCGGGTGCCCAAGCTGGTGTTTTCCCGCACCTTGAAAGAGACCGGCTGGGCCAGTGCGACGCTTGCCACTGCCCCGCTGACAGAAACGGTTCAATCACTCAGGCAGCAACCGGGAAAAAACCTGTATGTGGGCAGTCCGGGTCTGATCGTTCAACTGACCGGGGCAGATCTGATTGATGAGTATCAGATTTGTCTCCATCCGGTGCTGGCAGGAGGCGGATTGCCGCTTTTCAGGGACCTGGGTGGCCACCGGAACCTGACATTGGTTAGAACCCGTACGTTCGGGTCGGGCGCGGTTCTGCTTGTTTATCAGCCCGGTCAACCGTTAACTGATTCCGGTAAAAATACTGAACCATGA
- a CDS encoding VOC family protein, with the protein MKIEHIAIWTRDLEQMRTFYETYFGAKAGRKYRNPVTEFESYFLEFESGSRLELMTRPGIQELPRDPGLHYQGLVHLALSVGSRERVTELTERLRQDGFSIIGEPRTTGDGYFESVVPDPEGNRIEITI; encoded by the coding sequence ATGAAAATTGAACACATTGCCATCTGGACCCGGGATCTGGAGCAAATGAGAACGTTTTATGAAACATACTTCGGTGCGAAAGCAGGACGCAAGTACCGGAATCCGGTTACGGAATTTGAATCGTACTTTCTTGAATTTGAGAGTGGGTCCAGGCTGGAGCTGATGACCCGGCCGGGCATTCAGGAATTGCCGCGGGATCCGGGCCTTCATTATCAGGGACTGGTTCATCTGGCTTTGTCGGTGGGAAGCCGGGAGCGGGTGACGGAACTGACGGAGCGCCTCAGACAGGATGGTTTTTCCATCATCGGAGAGCCGAGGACCACGGGAGATGGTTATTTTGAAAGTGTGGTACCCGATCCCGAGGGCAACCGGATTGAAATCACGATCTGA
- a CDS encoding GGDEF domain-containing protein produces the protein MSTFYSWDTPSSNRKKVLAAMKSDLSNENKLFEIINNKIFTFEFISGIAGDKSMTPEEKELYDSLLKETGGDLYVKLLFYICHKVFDIREAKTLWNEIIEHKANLCRVLGRNVEITVATLDYLTNIRSEIQHPKLIGESFIGKIAEMTSVDLLTKLYNRQYLFIKIEEEISRFKRYRTIFSLLLIDIDDFKRINDRYGHQKGDEVLVRLSNLINLSLRDLDVCARFGGEEFMVLLPHTRVHLAKEIAGRIRESIETSFSDQLKVTVSIGISTYSGTMTKTELIKNADDALYISKHEGKNRVTVFSRKQPAL, from the coding sequence ATGTCCACGTTTTACTCATGGGACACACCCTCATCAAACCGGAAGAAAGTGCTCGCAGCCATGAAGAGTGATCTGAGCAATGAGAATAAATTATTTGAGATAATCAATAACAAGATATTTACGTTTGAATTTATATCGGGAATTGCGGGTGATAAATCGATGACCCCTGAAGAAAAGGAACTGTACGATTCCTTACTGAAGGAAACCGGGGGTGATCTTTATGTTAAATTACTGTTTTATATCTGCCATAAGGTATTTGACATCAGGGAGGCAAAAACCTTGTGGAACGAGATCATTGAGCATAAAGCCAATCTGTGCCGGGTACTTGGAAGGAATGTAGAAATCACCGTTGCCACGCTGGATTATCTGACCAATATCAGAAGTGAAATTCAGCATCCGAAATTAATCGGGGAAAGTTTCATTGGAAAAATCGCTGAAATGACCTCTGTGGATCTGCTGACAAAATTATATAACCGGCAGTATCTTTTTATCAAGATCGAAGAGGAAATCAGCAGGTTCAAACGCTACCGTACCATATTTTCGTTGCTTCTGATTGATATTGATGATTTTAAACGCATCAATGACCGGTATGGGCATCAAAAAGGAGATGAGGTACTGGTCCGTCTGTCTAATCTGATCAATCTTTCACTGAGAGATCTGGATGTTTGTGCACGATTTGGTGGAGAGGAATTTATGGTCTTACTTCCGCATACCCGGGTTCATCTGGCAAAGGAAATTGCAGGCCGGATACGTGAAAGCATCGAGACATCCTTTTCTGATCAATTGAAAGTAACCGTCAGCATCGGAATTTCCACCTATTCGGGAACCATGACAAAAACTGAACTGATAAAAAATGCAGATGACGCCTTGTATATTTCGAAACATGAAGGCAAAAACAGGGTTACCGTTTTTTCAAGGAAGCAACCAGCACTCTGA
- a CDS encoding SDR family oxidoreductase, which produces MTILLTGATGYIGKRLLSALIRNGHHVICCVRDRARFSPPASLQPFITLYEADLSTAGALDGLPKDIDAAYYLVHSMSASTDYRQTEQQSAIHFRDALARTSVKHVMYLGGIANEETLSDHLGSRLTVEQELARGPYHFTAFRAGIIIGSGSASFEIIRDLVEVLPVMIAPKWLNTRCQPIAIADVISILTGSLMNENTFDQVFDIGGTDILTYRDMLLGYADSRQLKRHIWTVPVLSPRLSSYWLYFVTSTSFNLARNLVDSMSVEVVCRDTRINSILDMKPIGYREALKRAFTKIENNEIESSWKDSSISSNLKIRISDFIQVPTHGCFTDRRVASIQDRSVSLARIWSIGGETGWYYGDFLWEIRGFLDKLIGGVGLRRGRTNRDSISPGDTLDFWRVLYANREEGRLLLFAEMKLPGEAWLEFRLEANQLIQTATFRPLGLAGRLYWYSVLPFHHFIFQGMIDAISNPDIREVKKT; this is translated from the coding sequence ATGACCATTCTGCTCACCGGCGCCACCGGATACATTGGAAAACGACTGCTTTCTGCCCTGATCAGGAACGGACATCACGTCATTTGCTGCGTCAGGGACCGGGCACGGTTTTCTCCGCCAGCTTCCCTTCAACCGTTTATCACGCTCTACGAAGCCGACCTGTCCACTGCCGGAGCTCTGGATGGTCTGCCAAAAGACATCGATGCCGCGTACTATCTGGTACATTCCATGTCGGCCAGCACTGATTACCGTCAGACCGAGCAGCAATCGGCCATTCATTTCAGGGATGCCCTGGCCCGTACCTCTGTAAAGCATGTGATGTATCTGGGTGGAATTGCAAATGAGGAGACTTTATCTGACCACCTTGGATCCCGTTTAACCGTCGAACAGGAACTGGCCAGGGGTCCTTATCATTTCACTGCCTTCCGTGCGGGCATTATCATCGGGTCCGGCAGTGCCTCCTTCGAAATCATCCGGGATCTGGTGGAGGTATTGCCTGTGATGATTGCACCGAAATGGCTGAATACCCGCTGCCAGCCAATCGCCATTGCAGATGTGATCAGCATTCTCACCGGTTCCCTGATGAATGAAAACACGTTCGATCAGGTGTTTGATATCGGAGGAACCGACATACTCACTTACCGGGACATGTTGCTGGGATATGCCGATTCCAGACAATTAAAACGACACATCTGGACCGTCCCGGTACTTTCACCGAGGCTCTCTTCTTACTGGTTGTATTTTGTGACGTCCACCTCGTTTAATCTGGCCAGAAATCTGGTGGACAGCATGTCGGTCGAAGTGGTTTGCCGGGACACCCGGATCAATTCCATTCTGGATATGAAGCCAATCGGTTACCGGGAAGCGCTGAAGCGGGCGTTTACCAAAATCGAGAACAATGAAATTGAGTCCAGCTGGAAAGATTCAAGCATCAGCAGCAACCTGAAGATCCGGATTTCTGATTTCATTCAGGTTCCCACCCATGGGTGTTTTACCGACCGCCGGGTAGCATCCATTCAGGACAGATCGGTCAGCCTGGCCAGAATCTGGTCCATTGGCGGAGAAACCGGTTGGTATTACGGCGATTTTTTGTGGGAAATCCGCGGATTTCTCGATAAACTGATTGGTGGTGTCGGGTTGCGACGCGGGCGGACCAACCGGGACAGCATCTCTCCCGGTGATACGCTCGATTTCTGGCGGGTGCTCTATGCAAACCGGGAGGAAGGGCGTTTGCTGCTGTTTGCAGAAATGAAATTACCCGGCGAGGCCTGGCTGGAGTTCAGGCTGGAAGCAAACCAGCTGATCCAAACCGCTACATTCAGACCCCTGGGACTTGCAGGACGGTTGTACTGGTATTCGGTATTGCCCTTCCATCATTTTATTTTTCAGGGAATGATAGACGCGATCTCCAATCCGGATATCAGAGAAGTCAAAAAGACGTGA
- a CDS encoding DUF2238 domain-containing protein — protein sequence MNKHLFLLVLFLAGLIWSGIQPHDYFTWFLEIVPAVIGLVILLATYRQFRFTDLTYGFILIHCYILFVGGHYTYAEVPLFDWIRDTFHQSRNNYDKVGHFAQGFVPAMIVRELFIRHAVIQSKKWMPVLVVTVCLSISAVYEFIEWMVAELSGESAEAFLGTQGYVWDTQSDMLYATIGAICMLVLFSRIQNRQIEKLTETKPVG from the coding sequence ATGAACAAACACCTTTTCCTCCTCGTTCTGTTTCTGGCCGGACTGATCTGGTCGGGCATTCAGCCTCACGACTATTTCACCTGGTTTCTCGAGATTGTCCCTGCCGTGATCGGTCTGGTGATTTTGCTGGCCACATACCGGCAATTCCGCTTCACCGACCTGACCTATGGGTTTATTCTGATCCATTGCTACATTCTGTTTGTCGGCGGGCATTACACCTACGCCGAGGTGCCTTTGTTCGATTGGATCAGAGATACGTTTCACCAGAGCCGGAATAATTACGACAAGGTGGGTCATTTTGCACAGGGATTTGTTCCGGCCATGATCGTGCGGGAATTGTTCATCCGGCATGCGGTGATACAAAGTAAAAAATGGATGCCGGTGCTCGTGGTGACGGTTTGTCTGAGTATCAGTGCGGTGTATGAATTTATCGAGTGGATGGTCGCGGAACTGTCGGGGGAATCGGCCGAGGCGTTTCTCGGAACTCAGGGCTACGTGTGGGATACCCAATCGGACATGCTGTATGCAACCATTGGTGCCATCTGCATGCTCGTTTTGTTTTCCCGGATTCAGAACCGGCAGATTGAAAAATTGACAGAAACAAAACCAGTTGGCTGA
- a CDS encoding M23 family metallopeptidase: MIRILFLSLLSFSCDNWTEDPDLAPIPEAGFVLPFPVGRAYYCSQGFNSDFSHHGSFRYSVDFIMPVGSVITASRAGQVVHTNASFSDNDHAIGHENVIIIRHADSTFARYVHLTQKGVLVSINEWVQPGDTIGLSGNSGQSRYPHLHFDVTQSFSERSDQTIPFDFLNTEPRPVGLHHGHVFEAMPYRAGAICN, from the coding sequence ATGATCCGGATTCTTTTCTTATCGCTTCTGTCCTTTTCCTGCGACAACTGGACGGAGGACCCTGATCTTGCACCCATTCCTGAGGCCGGATTTGTTCTCCCCTTCCCTGTAGGCCGGGCGTATTACTGTTCACAGGGATTTAATTCCGACTTTTCTCACCATGGCAGTTTCAGGTATTCTGTCGACTTTATCATGCCTGTTGGGTCGGTGATTACCGCTTCCAGAGCCGGACAGGTGGTACATACCAATGCTTCCTTTTCTGATAACGACCACGCCATTGGTCATGAGAATGTGATCATCATCCGTCATGCCGATTCCACCTTTGCCCGGTACGTTCATCTCACGCAAAAGGGTGTGCTGGTTTCCATTAACGAGTGGGTTCAGCCGGGTGATACCATCGGACTCAGCGGAAATTCGGGGCAGAGCCGGTATCCGCACCTTCATTTTGATGTGACACAGTCTTTTTCCGAACGGTCCGATCAGACCATTCCGTTCGATTTTCTGAACACCGAACCCAGACCCGTCGGCTTGCATCACGGGCATGTGTTTGAAGCCATGCCGTACAGGGCCGGTGCTATTTGCAACTGA
- a CDS encoding class I SAM-dependent methyltransferase, which yields MIDLHKNGHRQGPGSDFHTRLALQFTDVATRPTPQIADIGCGTGASTLVLAGETTGTIAAIDLSAVLLQHLSGRMTQAGFSHRVSPVEASMDQLPFQPGTFDLIWSEGAIYQMGFREGLAAWKPFLKPDGWLAVSDICWTTGSRPHEIDRFWSASYQQMKTVSDKVREIEQAGYTPAAHFILPPSCWMEEYYLPTRDRIPGFLNRHHHSEAAQAVAGEDQQERELFIRYQAFYSYGFFVMQNRE from the coding sequence TTGATTGATCTGCACAAAAACGGGCACCGTCAGGGTCCGGGCAGTGATTTTCACACACGGCTGGCGCTGCAGTTTACCGATGTGGCCACCAGACCCACTCCGCAAATAGCCGATATCGGTTGCGGTACCGGGGCTTCCACGTTGGTTCTTGCCGGTGAAACAACGGGAACCATTGCAGCCATTGATTTATCGGCTGTTCTGCTTCAGCACTTGTCTGGCAGGATGACACAGGCTGGTTTTTCTCATCGGGTTTCTCCCGTTGAAGCTTCCATGGACCAGCTGCCGTTTCAGCCGGGCACTTTTGATCTGATCTGGTCGGAGGGAGCCATTTATCAGATGGGTTTCCGGGAGGGGTTAGCAGCCTGGAAACCATTTCTGAAACCGGATGGCTGGCTGGCCGTCAGCGACATCTGCTGGACCACCGGTTCGCGTCCACATGAAATCGACCGATTCTGGTCAGCATCTTACCAACAAATGAAGACGGTTTCGGACAAGGTCAGAGAAATTGAGCAGGCTGGTTATACGCCGGCAGCCCATTTCATTCTGCCTCCTTCCTGCTGGATGGAAGAGTATTACCTTCCAACGAGAGACAGAATCCCCGGATTTTTAAACCGGCATCATCATTCTGAGGCGGCACAGGCAGTCGCAGGCGAGGACCAACAGGAACGGGAATTGTTCATCAGATATCAGGCCTTTTACAGCTATGGTTTTTTTGTCATGCAGAACCGGGAGTGA
- a CDS encoding class I SAM-dependent methyltransferase, which yields MTEPTPHFHRPEDNETASTWNRVAADYETRIGSLTIYQPGYDRFLGQIQVPGARILDVGCGPGTIAGYLLKMRPDLSVLGTDYAPAMVSLASQRVPGARFQVMDIRHIGTLQERFHGVMGGFCLPYLSPEDGKRLIRDSFDLLLPDGLFYLSLVEGNPERSGFQSNKRGDRVYFYYYQAEVISDWMLEAGFEKPDLQSLHWERPGSGTETHQILLTRKPASQMP from the coding sequence ATGACGGAGCCAACACCTCATTTTCACCGTCCGGAAGATAACGAAACGGCTTCTACCTGGAACCGGGTAGCGGCGGACTATGAAACCCGCATTGGGTCGCTCACCATCTACCAACCCGGGTATGACCGGTTCCTCGGGCAGATTCAGGTTCCGGGAGCCCGCATTCTTGATGTCGGATGCGGTCCGGGAACCATTGCCGGCTATTTGTTAAAAATGCGTCCCGATCTGTCGGTTCTGGGGACTGACTATGCCCCGGCGATGGTTTCCCTTGCCAGCCAACGCGTGCCCGGTGCCCGGTTCCAGGTTATGGATATCCGGCACATCGGCACGCTGCAGGAACGGTTTCATGGCGTGATGGGGGGTTTTTGTTTGCCTTATTTATCGCCGGAGGATGGAAAACGTCTGATCAGGGACAGCTTTGACCTGCTTCTGCCTGATGGACTGTTCTACCTGAGTCTGGTGGAAGGAAACCCGGAGCGTTCCGGATTTCAGAGCAACAAACGGGGTGACCGTGTGTACTTTTATTACTATCAGGCTGAAGTTATTTCAGATTGGATGCTGGAAGCCGGATTCGAAAAACCTGATTTACAGTCCCTTCATTGGGAGCGACCGGGATCTGGCACCGAGACTCATCAGATTTTACTGACCAGAAAACCAGCCTCACAGATGCCATGA
- a CDS encoding nuclear transport factor 2 family protein, producing MTIKEKSVAFLTLASAGKVDEAFQSFIHPQFIHHNPYFSGDQQSFRQAMADHARQFPDKSYDVLRALEDGALTTVHGKVVFGDSIYSVIHIFRFQDGLIAEAWEASQELVKESPNQHGLF from the coding sequence ATGACAATTAAAGAAAAATCGGTTGCCTTTCTCACCCTTGCCTCGGCAGGAAAAGTGGATGAAGCGTTTCAATCTTTTATTCATCCGCAATTTATTCATCACAATCCCTATTTTTCCGGCGATCAGCAATCCTTCCGGCAGGCCATGGCCGATCATGCCCGGCAATTCCCGGATAAGTCGTATGACGTGTTGCGTGCTTTGGAAGATGGAGCCCTGACCACGGTTCATGGAAAAGTGGTTTTTGGTGATTCAATCTATTCGGTGATCCACATTTTTCGTTTTCAGGATGGCCTGATCGCCGAAGCCTGGGAAGCGTCGCAGGAACTTGTAAAAGAGTCACCCAATCAGCACGGTCTGTTCTGA
- the rsgA gene encoding ribosome small subunit-dependent GTPase A, translating into MQSLSPDLSGYGFGPEQEAWFSQHPQDGLFPGRVVAVHRDRFIIVCGEGEKEAELTGNLRFSANSREDFPVVGDWVAIRIPDPDLALIHSVLPRRSLLKRRDPGRESEAQPLVANLDLALLVQAADRDFNLNRLERYLTICNDAPVPAVMILTKTDLVSPADLQSMLTSVTRRFPGLNVVAISNETGEGLPDLLHLLEPHKTYACLGSSGVGKSTLINTLTGEKRLETQTISEITGKGRHTTSHRELIRLPSGALLIDTPGMRELGLADGGGLAITFDQISRLASGCRFSDCTHTHESGCAVIGAVGTGELERDIYDHYLKLDRERRYYETSAADRKRKEKIIGKLVKNFYKESPKRRS; encoded by the coding sequence ATGCAATCCCTTTCCCCTGATCTGTCCGGATATGGATTTGGTCCGGAACAAGAAGCCTGGTTCAGTCAGCACCCTCAGGATGGTCTCTTCCCCGGACGCGTGGTGGCCGTTCACCGCGACCGGTTTATCATCGTATGCGGAGAGGGCGAAAAAGAAGCCGAATTGACCGGAAATCTGCGCTTCTCGGCCAACAGCAGGGAAGATTTCCCCGTGGTTGGTGACTGGGTGGCCATCCGGATTCCCGATCCGGATCTGGCGCTGATTCATTCGGTTTTACCCAGACGGTCGCTTCTGAAGCGCAGGGATCCAGGACGGGAGTCTGAAGCGCAGCCATTGGTTGCCAATCTGGATCTGGCACTTCTGGTTCAGGCGGCTGACCGGGATTTTAATCTGAACCGGCTGGAACGATATCTGACCATCTGCAACGACGCACCGGTTCCCGCCGTCATGATTCTAACAAAAACCGACCTGGTCTCTCCCGCTGATCTTCAGTCCATGCTTACCTCGGTAACACGGCGGTTTCCGGGGTTGAACGTGGTGGCCATCAGCAATGAAACAGGGGAAGGACTACCCGATCTGCTTCATCTGCTGGAACCCCACAAAACGTATGCGTGTCTGGGTTCCTCGGGTGTGGGAAAATCCACGCTGATCAATACTCTTACCGGAGAGAAGCGGCTTGAAACCCAAACGATCAGTGAGATCACCGGAAAGGGCAGACACACCACCAGTCACCGTGAACTGATCCGCCTTCCTTCCGGGGCGTTACTGATCGACACGCCCGGCATGAGGGAACTCGGATTGGCCGATGGAGGCGGACTGGCAATCACCTTCGACCAGATCAGCCGTCTGGCCTCCGGTTGCCGGTTCTCAGATTGTACTCATACCCACGAATCGGGATGTGCAGTTATCGGTGCAGTCGGCACGGGTGAACTGGAACGGGACATTTACGATCATTATCTGAAGCTGGACCGGGAGCGTCGGTATTATGAAACCTCTGCCGCCGACCGTAAACGCAAGGAAAAGATCATTGGCAAACTGGTTAAGAATTTTTATAAGGAATCTCCCAAACGCCGGTCATGA
- a CDS encoding NAD(P)-dependent alcohol dehydrogenase: protein MQAIVYQKSDKTFSLKTLPDPVPADNQLLIRVEAVSLNAADYRTMQLGSIPKHGIFGADVTGLVIGVGPGCTRFKEGDAVMADLSGAGFGGLGNLVAVSESLVSFRPSTLPPEQAACLPLAGVTALQALRDKAHLEPGSSVLIVGASGGVGTLAIQIARHSGAIVSAVCSTRHVQTVSDLGASKVFDYSTTDWTTTKTRYDVILAVNGNHPLRTYYRHLKPGGTCVVIGGSYSQIFRSLLFGWLWSFGSRAIRPHMAKPNAEDLDFLSNLAGSGHLKPVIDTILPLEKTAEGFERIRHGHAAGKVVIRM from the coding sequence ATGCAGGCCATCGTTTATCAGAAATCAGATAAAACCTTCTCCCTCAAAACCCTGCCCGATCCCGTCCCTGCAGACAACCAACTCCTGATACGGGTTGAAGCTGTCTCCCTGAATGCAGCCGACTACCGAACCATGCAACTGGGTTCCATCCCAAAACATGGGATTTTCGGTGCTGATGTCACGGGCCTGGTCATTGGCGTGGGTCCCGGCTGTACACGGTTTAAAGAGGGGGATGCGGTGATGGCAGACCTTTCGGGAGCAGGATTTGGCGGCCTGGGCAATCTGGTGGCTGTTTCTGAATCTCTGGTATCCTTCCGTCCATCCACTCTACCACCCGAACAGGCCGCCTGCCTGCCGCTTGCGGGCGTCACCGCCCTGCAGGCCCTTCGCGACAAGGCACACCTTGAGCCCGGAAGCTCGGTACTGATCGTCGGTGCCTCGGGTGGCGTCGGGACGCTGGCCATTCAGATTGCGCGGCATTCCGGAGCCATCGTTTCAGCGGTCTGCAGCACCCGTCACGTTCAGACCGTTTCAGATCTGGGTGCAAGCAAGGTGTTTGATTACTCCACCACCGACTGGACGACCACCAAAACCCGTTATGATGTGATTCTGGCTGTGAATGGCAATCACCCCCTCCGGACCTATTACCGTCACCTGAAACCAGGCGGTACCTGCGTGGTGATCGGTGGTTCCTATTCACAGATTTTCCGATCCCTTCTGTTCGGATGGCTCTGGTCCTTCGGTTCCCGGGCTATCAGGCCTCATATGGCCAAACCCAATGCAGAAGATCTGGATTTTCTCTCCAATCTTGCTGGATCCGGTCACCTGAAACCAGTCATCGATACCATCCTTCCCCTTGAAAAAACAGCAGAAGGTTTTGAACGGATCCGTCACGGACATGCTGCCGGCAAAGTGGTGATCCGGATGTAA